A part of Lacinutrix sp. 5H-3-7-4 genomic DNA contains:
- a CDS encoding polysaccharide biosynthesis C-terminal domain-containing protein yields the protein MKLFSKKDFTNTKWYLLEKLCQLIIGIYIIPKIFNSLGAFNSGALEISKSIVGVLSPLFFLGLSAICIRDFVIKPKLKYFIIGTTLFLRFCCFIILLCFLFLYTYFTSTNEITLLVLIISFSYLFKISDVIEYYLIATKAYKYVFIVKILILLIAFVFQYLGVVKNYNVLFFAGILVLESLIQTILYAYIFFKLKTVSFFKLKISSKVAKQIMLDALPLLISNFIIVLYIAIDDFFINYFLGNNFSGSFGVVQFLVIFITWNFGAAFVYGLYPALAKSYKYNRIKYESQLKYILKFLIVFGVFIGLFFQFFGDFIINKFYDVSFANAKLPLKIFAWCPLFIFSGMLFEKHLLNQNRLQRNMYRFTLGCVVNALLCMLLIPIYKLEGAAIAVLISHFITNVVFVFFYKSYRIKIFKLYF from the coding sequence TTGAAGTTATTTAGTAAGAAAGATTTTACAAATACAAAATGGTACCTTTTAGAGAAATTATGCCAACTTATTATTGGTATTTATATTATACCTAAAATATTTAATAGCTTGGGTGCTTTTAATTCTGGTGCTTTAGAAATTTCAAAATCTATAGTTGGTGTTTTAAGTCCTTTGTTTTTTCTTGGCTTATCTGCTATATGTATTAGAGATTTTGTTATAAAACCAAAACTGAAGTATTTTATAATTGGAACTACTTTGTTTTTAAGGTTTTGCTGTTTTATTATACTTTTATGTTTTCTTTTTTTATATACTTATTTTACAAGCACTAATGAAATTACGTTGCTTGTATTAATAATTTCTTTTAGTTATCTATTTAAAATTAGTGACGTTATAGAGTATTATTTAATTGCTACAAAGGCTTACAAATATGTGTTTATTGTAAAAATTCTTATTTTATTAATTGCTTTTGTTTTTCAATATCTTGGTGTAGTAAAAAATTATAATGTTCTGTTTTTTGCAGGTATACTGGTTTTAGAAAGCTTAATTCAAACTATACTTTATGCTTATATATTTTTCAAATTAAAAACGGTTTCTTTTTTTAAACTAAAAATATCTTCTAAAGTTGCTAAGCAAATTATGCTTGATGCTTTACCTTTATTAATTTCTAATTTTATTATTGTTCTTTACATTGCTATAGACGATTTTTTTATTAATTATTTTCTAGGAAATAATTTTAGTGGCTCTTTTGGTGTTGTCCAATTTCTTGTAATTTTTATTACATGGAATTTTGGTGCTGCTTTTGTTTATGGTCTTTATCCTGCTTTAGCAAAAAGTTATAAATACAATAGGATTAAATATGAAAGCCAACTAAAATATATTCTTAAATTTTTGATTGTTTTTGGTGTTTTTATTGGTCTGTTTTTTCAATTTTTTGGAGATTTTATTATTAATAAATTTTACGATGTTAGTTTTGCTAATGCCAAATTACCGCTTAAAATATTTGCTTGGTGTCCTCTATTTATATTTTCGGGTATGCTTTTTGAAAAGCATCTACTTAACCAAAATAGGCTACAACGTAACATGTATAGATTTACTTTAGGTTGTGTTGTAAATGCATTACTTTGCATGTTATTAATACCTATTTATAAACTTGAAGGTGCTGCTATTGCTGTTTTAATTAGCCACTTTATTACTAATGTGGTATTTGTATTTTTTTATAAATCTTACAGAATCAAGATTTTCAAATTATATTTTTAA
- a CDS encoding TonB-dependent receptor: MNLSKIVFLLFFCFNISSLIAQEKFTLSGTVFEENSNETLIGVNILFPNENTGTITNEYGFYSITLPKGNYSIVLSYVGYLDKTVTITLDKNLKQNFTLTESSESLDEVIITENIEKLSIKKPQMSVNALTASTIKQIPVVLGEADVLKAITLLPGVTNAGEGSSGFNVRGGAADQNLILLDEATVFNSSHLFGLFSVFNPDAIKDLKLYKGGIPARYGGRVASVLDIYQKDGNNKSFHANGGIGIVSSRLLIEGPIKKEKGSFLLGGRSSYAHLFLPLFDIDNKAYFYDLNTKLSYKLNDNNSVYLSGYFGRDVFSLSQSFRNLYGNTILNFRWNHLFSDKLFSNMSLIYSDYYYGLDLDFVEFDFNSGIRNFNFKYDLKHYISNKFKLQYGLNSIYYKFNPGEIEPSTPTSGINAEKLIDKYAFENAIYLDAEHKVSNKLTLSYGLRLSSFLRLGQDELNIYENNQAVVFNNNFQIYQSADAIGTQSSRRSKTIKSFFNLEPRISAAYQLNRVSSIKASYNRMTQNLHLLSNTSSPTPLDVWTPSGKYVKPQILDQYAIGYFKNIKDGDYSLEIESYYKDVKNRIDYIDGANLIANNAIERVILNGKARAYGLELLFRKNEGRLKGWIAYTISKSEQKTEGRTPNETGINNGNWYNTGYDKTHDLSVTSSYNFNKKWNFNANFLYQTGQPTTYPNSQYEYNGVIIPNYSARNSSRLPSYHRIDISATYTPKPEKTKGWQTSWVFGIYNLYNRKNAASISFAQNEDTGNNEATRLSIFGIVPSVSYNFKF, encoded by the coding sequence ATGAATCTATCAAAAATTGTTTTTTTACTGTTTTTTTGTTTTAATATTTCATCGCTAATAGCGCAAGAAAAATTCACTTTAAGCGGCACTGTTTTTGAAGAAAATAGTAACGAAACATTAATTGGTGTTAATATTCTTTTTCCTAATGAAAACACTGGTACTATTACTAATGAGTACGGTTTTTATTCTATTACTTTGCCTAAAGGTAATTACTCGATTGTATTAAGTTATGTTGGTTATCTAGATAAAACGGTAACGATTACACTAGATAAAAACTTAAAACAAAATTTCACTCTTACAGAATCGTCAGAAAGTTTAGACGAAGTTATTATAACAGAAAACATTGAAAAGCTAAGCATAAAAAAACCGCAAATGAGTGTTAATGCACTTACAGCATCTACTATAAAACAAATTCCTGTAGTTCTTGGTGAGGCAGATGTTTTAAAAGCTATAACACTACTTCCAGGCGTAACAAATGCCGGTGAAGGTTCTTCTGGGTTTAATGTGCGTGGTGGTGCTGCAGACCAAAACCTTATATTACTTGACGAGGCTACAGTATTTAATTCTTCACATTTATTTGGACTATTTTCTGTATTTAATCCAGATGCTATTAAAGATTTAAAATTATATAAAGGAGGCATTCCTGCACGGTATGGTGGTCGTGTAGCTTCGGTTTTAGACATTTATCAAAAAGATGGAAATAACAAAAGCTTTCATGCGAATGGTGGAATTGGAATAGTATCTAGCAGATTGCTAATCGAAGGTCCTATAAAAAAAGAAAAAGGTTCATTTTTACTTGGTGGTAGAAGCTCTTATGCCCATTTATTTTTACCACTTTTTGATATAGACAATAAGGCCTATTTTTACGATTTAAATACTAAATTAAGTTATAAACTTAACGATAATAATAGCGTTTATCTATCAGGATATTTTGGTAGAGATGTTTTTAGTCTCTCTCAAAGTTTTAGAAATTTATATGGTAATACAATTTTAAACTTTAGATGGAACCATCTGTTTTCTGATAAGTTATTTTCTAATATGTCTCTAATTTATTCAGACTATTACTATGGCTTAGATTTAGACTTTGTAGAATTTGATTTTAATTCTGGCATAAGAAATTTTAATTTTAAATACGATTTAAAACATTATATAAGTAACAAGTTTAAATTACAATACGGTTTAAACAGTATTTATTATAAATTTAACCCTGGAGAAATAGAACCTTCTACTCCAACTTCTGGAATTAATGCAGAAAAACTTATAGATAAATATGCTTTCGAAAATGCAATCTATCTTGACGCAGAACACAAAGTATCTAATAAACTTACATTATCCTATGGGTTAAGATTAAGTAGTTTTCTTCGTTTAGGACAAGACGAACTAAATATTTATGAAAACAATCAAGCAGTAGTTTTTAATAATAATTTTCAAATTTACCAAAGTGCAGATGCTATTGGTACACAATCTTCTAGACGTAGTAAAACTATAAAATCTTTTTTTAATTTAGAGCCACGCATTTCAGCAGCATATCAATTAAATAGAGTATCATCTATAAAAGCTAGTTATAATAGAATGACTCAAAATCTACATTTACTTTCTAATACAAGTTCTCCAACGCCATTAGATGTGTGGACACCAAGTGGTAAATATGTAAAACCACAAATTTTAGATCAATATGCAATTGGTTATTTTAAAAATATAAAAGATGGAGATTATTCCTTAGAAATTGAAAGTTACTATAAAGATGTAAAAAATAGAATAGACTACATAGACGGCGCAAACCTTATAGCTAACAATGCTATAGAACGAGTAATACTAAATGGAAAAGCACGAGCTTATGGCTTAGAATTATTATTTAGAAAAAATGAAGGACGATTAAAAGGCTGGATAGCATATACAATATCTAAATCTGAACAAAAAACTGAAGGACGTACTCCAAACGAAACAGGTATAAATAATGGCAACTGGTATAATACTGGTTACGATAAAACACACGACCTATCTGTAACTTCTAGTTATAACTTTAATAAAAAATGGAATTTTAATGCCAATTTTTTATATCAAACCGGACAACCAACAACATATCCCAATAGCCAATATGAATATAATGGAGTCATTATACCAAACTATAGCGCTAGAAACTCTTCACGTCTACCAAGCTATCATCGCATAGATATCTCTGCAACTTACACACCTAAACCAGAAAAAACAAAAGGTTGGCAAACCTCATGGGTGTTTGGTATATATAATTTATACAACAGAAAAAATGCAGCATCAATATCTTTTGCTCAAAACGAAGACACAGGAAATAACGAAGCAACAAGGTTATCAATTTTTGGTATAGTACCATCAGTTTCTTACAATTTTAAATTTTAG
- a CDS encoding DUF4249 domain-containing protein produces MKNITLILLSFLFLTACEDVIDVDVPTSEPKLVIDASINWFENTSGNYQTIKLTLTTSFFDNQIPAATGAIVSVIDQNNNTYNFNDTNNNGIYECFNFNPQINETYTLNINYNNESYTATETMTSVTQIDSIQQENDGGFTGDEIEIKAYYTDPANEENYYFFEFQEETETNPYLEVYNDEFTNGNQIFAFYTNPDTQPGNQLSIKNYGISKQFYEYMFILLQQTSEGGGGPFEVQPATVRGNCTNQTNAKNYPLGYFRVSQATETTYTIQ; encoded by the coding sequence ATGAAAAACATAACATTAATACTATTATCATTTTTATTTTTAACAGCCTGTGAAGATGTAATAGATGTAGACGTTCCAACCTCAGAACCAAAATTAGTTATAGACGCTTCAATAAATTGGTTCGAAAATACATCTGGCAATTATCAAACCATAAAATTAACACTTACAACTTCATTTTTCGACAATCAAATACCAGCTGCCACAGGAGCAATAGTATCAGTAATCGACCAAAATAACAATACATATAATTTTAATGATACCAACAATAACGGGATATATGAATGTTTCAATTTTAATCCACAAATAAATGAAACCTACACATTAAATATAAACTATAATAACGAAAGTTACACAGCAACAGAAACAATGACGAGTGTAACACAAATAGATTCCATACAACAAGAAAATGATGGAGGATTTACAGGAGATGAAATCGAGATAAAAGCATATTATACAGACCCAGCTAACGAAGAAAACTATTATTTTTTCGAATTTCAAGAAGAAACAGAAACAAATCCATACCTAGAAGTATATAATGACGAGTTCACAAACGGAAACCAAATATTTGCCTTTTATACAAATCCAGATACCCAACCAGGAAATCAACTATCAATAAAAAACTACGGTATATCAAAACAGTTTTACGAATATATGTTTATATTATTACAACAAACTTCCGAAGGTGGTGGCGGACCATTTGAAGTGCAACCAGCAACCGTTCGTGGAAACTGTACAAATCAAACAAACGCAAAAAACTATCCACTTGGATATTTTAGAGTTTCACAAGCAACAGAAACAACATATACAATACAATAA
- the murQ gene encoding N-acetylmuramic acid 6-phosphate etherase yields the protein MTFEKTTEKDSNYNHLEKMATLEILKNINKEDQSVPLAVEKAIPQIEKLVQQVVLKLKNNGRLFYIGAGTSGRLGIVDASECPPTFGVSPNMVIGLIAGGDKAIRDAVEFAEDSKDQGWKDLQKNNITNKDIVIGIAASGTTPYVIEALNICNKNNIITGCITCNKNSPLSNVAKYPIEVIVGPEFVTGSSRMKAGTAQKLVLNMLSTTTMIKLKRVKGNKMVDMQLSNNKLVNRGITMVMQELKIDKETAQKLLEKNKSVRASINDYLK from the coding sequence ATGACATTCGAAAAAACTACAGAAAAAGACTCAAACTATAACCATCTTGAAAAGATGGCAACCTTAGAGATTTTAAAAAATATAAATAAAGAAGATCAAAGCGTACCACTAGCAGTAGAAAAAGCTATACCACAAATTGAAAAACTTGTACAACAAGTAGTATTAAAATTAAAAAATAACGGAAGACTATTTTATATAGGAGCAGGAACAAGTGGAAGACTAGGTATCGTAGATGCTTCAGAATGCCCACCAACATTTGGTGTATCACCTAATATGGTAATTGGTCTAATAGCCGGTGGAGATAAAGCAATTAGAGACGCAGTTGAATTTGCAGAAGACTCTAAAGACCAAGGTTGGAAAGATTTACAAAAAAACAACATTACTAATAAAGATATCGTGATTGGTATAGCCGCATCAGGAACTACTCCATACGTTATTGAAGCACTAAATATTTGTAATAAAAATAATATAATTACAGGATGTATTACTTGTAATAAAAATAGCCCATTATCTAATGTTGCAAAATATCCAATTGAAGTAATAGTAGGACCAGAATTTGTAACAGGAAGCTCAAGAATGAAAGCAGGAACAGCTCAAAAATTAGTACTTAATATGCTTTCAACTACTACAATGATTAAACTCAAAAGAGTAAAAGGTAATAAAATGGTAGATATGCAATTAAGCAATAATAAACTTGTAAATCGAGGAATTACAATGGTCATGCAAGAATTAAAAATAGACAAAGAAACAGCTCAAAAATTATTAGAAAAAAATAAAAGTGTAAGAGCTTCTATAAATGATTATTTAAAATAA
- a CDS encoding DUF6095 family protein: METKSTDKNILVKGLKKMGISIAFMFLGPTVLYIAFSNQEKILYIPLIVIGVLFCISAIYFAFKGLNTILDSMFKSKKTR, from the coding sequence ATGGAAACAAAAAGTACAGACAAAAATATTTTGGTTAAAGGTCTAAAAAAAATGGGAATATCTATAGCCTTTATGTTTTTAGGACCTACAGTATTATATATTGCATTTAGTAATCAAGAAAAAATATTATATATACCCTTAATCGTTATAGGTGTTCTATTTTGTATATCTGCAATATATTTTGCTTTTAAAGGTCTAAATACTATTTTAGATAGTATGTTTAAAAGTAAAAAAACTAGATAA